In Musa acuminata AAA Group cultivar baxijiao chromosome BXJ2-10, Cavendish_Baxijiao_AAA, whole genome shotgun sequence, a genomic segment contains:
- the LOC135625678 gene encoding mannose/glucose-specific lectin-like, with amino-acid sequence MVLIWLWFRCWRPVRLQAGVLQQGPWGGNGGKTWNMRQADHISNVKIHYNDAVFAFDFTFTVDGKKKTIHVGGDAPQYNEITLEEDEYFTFISGHFKTMWTTDVFITQLTLETNKGNSVSAGNSIGSHFSLNLEDEGKILGFFGREGSTIDAIEGRMVKVGPWGGNGGNVWDMGQADHITKLRIYYGDNIVGLEITYILNGNSHTYKRGTTTGASKEIILEEDEYFTSISGYFHALSNYQRHAIVMLLTLDTNKGASISVGNKTGSSFALTLEEGSRILGFFGRAGTAIDAIGIHCSLPN; translated from the exons ATGGTATTAATTTGGCTGTGGTTTCGTTGCTGGCGGCCGGTGCGGTTGCAGGCGGGCGTGCTCCAGCAAGGACCATGGGGTGGCAACGGCGGCAAAACCTGGAATATGAGACAGGCGGATCACATTAGCaacgtcaaaattcattacaacgATGCCGTATTCGCGTTTGACTTCACCTTCACCGTCGACGGCAAGAAGAAGACCATCCACGTCGGAGGTGATGCACCCCAGTACAATGAG ATTACTCTAGAGGAGGACGAATACTTCACTTTCATCTCTGGACATTTCAAGACGATGTGGACGACAGACGTTTTCATAACACAACTTACCCTTGAGACCAACAAGGGCAATTCTGTGAGCGCCGGCAATTCGATTGGCAGTCATTTCTCCCTAAATCTAGAGGATGAGGGTAAGATTCTAGGCTTCTTCGGACGTGAAGGTTCTACCATCGATGCCATCGAG GGGAGAATGGTGAAGGTGGGGCCATGGGGTGGCAACGGAGGGAATGTGTGGGATATGGGACAAGCCGACCACATTACCAAACTTCGAATCTATTACGGAGATAACATTGTGGGGTTGGAGATTACCTACATTCTTAACGGTAATTCCCACACCTACAAACGTGGAACCACCACCGGCGCTTCCAAGGAG ATCATCCTTGAGGAGGACGAGTACTTCACTTCTATCTCCGGATACTTTCATGCATTATCCAATTATCAGCGACATGCAATTGTGATGTTGCTTACTCTTGATACCAACAAGGGTGCATCCATAAGTGTCGGTAACAAGACTGGCTCTTCCTTCGCCCTTACTTTAGAGGAGGGGAGTAGGATTCTGGGCTTCTTTGGGCGAGCTGGTACAGCCATTGACGCTATTGGGATTCACTGCTCATTGCCTAACTAA